The sequence below is a genomic window from Aspergillus nidulans FGSC A4 chromosome V.
TTGCAGGTCTAGAAATGCCATCATACGAGTCGAaaagggaagaggatgctCGGGGGTCGCGTCGGTGGAGGTCGGACCGAGAGAATCTAGTATCTGGTCAGGCAAATACACCGTGATAGGAAGAGTTAAATAGCTGTACCTTGAAGCCATTGCGGGGGTATGCGATGCGGAGAAAGGAGGTTAGAAGAGGCAAGAGCAGTGTTTACGCGGTCAGGTGATAGCCATTCGCGCTTAGTGAATACACATGATGGTTAGGTGAAGCTCAGGATTCAAGTACAGAGAAGCCTATCGAGCCTTGAATGATTATTGGAAGCTCCGGTCTGATTGCGGAAAGTCAACTATCTTTCGAGAAAACGGTGGCTGCCACATGGGTCTCTCCGCGGTGCCCGATGGGTCAGCACGTGAGACGAACAGCGATCTACTTTTCAAGTTACTCTATACTGGACTAGCAGAGGCAAATATCTTGAGTGTTTATAATATGCAATTATTTATTGTCATCGAACTCTGCGATAAGTGCAGCATGAGTTGCCGAAATATGAAGTAAAAGACAAAGCCCGTAATAACCCTGCGCCTTTTGTAATCGAGTATTGCCCGGTCCCAGATCAATTCGTTGGTGTCGTCAGATATTCGATAAATCACTACTTGTCGCTCGGCTTGaagtcctcatcatcgtcctcttcatcatccatctcgTCTGCGTCAATCTTATTGGCAGCTTCCTGGTAGTCGATGGTCTTGCCGCGTGTGCGTCGTCCGCCGCTAATGATGTTCTCGGTCGAGACGGGTTCGAGATTGCTGTCaccatcgtcgtcctcatctgGGAATAGTCCTGATTAGTCGCGCGGGCCCTGAACTTGCTTTCGGATAGTTTTACCTTCAACCATCTAAAGTAGAGAAAAACACATTAGTAGCCGTGCTTAAAAAGAGCGAATCCTGGGCACATACAATCTCAGCATCactctcctcgctctcctcctcctcttcatccatgcTCACGTCCATATCCTCAACTGCCTTTCCCTTACCCTTGTCGTAAGCAGCGGCATCAGGAGCATGAGCAGCTGGGTCGTTGCCTTGGAAAGTGGCTTGGTTACTTTCACTCATTGTTTCGATGCGATCGATTACGAATCGACTACGGTTAGACGGTTATgagagagaaaggggaaCGAAAAGAAGTAGTAACTGGAAGAGCAGTAGAAGCCCAGGATGTGAAAGGCAAATTGTAATAGAATGAAGCTAGGGAAGAAATCGTAGGTCCTAGGTAGTAGTCTAGCCCAATGTTGTTGTTATTGCAAGGGAGAATTGATCCTCGAGagtttgttgatgttgattGGCTGACAGAAATCAATCAAGCGCAGCTCCCGTGACGACGCTAACCCTGTGCCCATAAACAAAAACATCCTGCGAAATACGAAACATCTCGCTCGCATAAAGATAGAATCTATCAGAATGCTACATACTACAGGGATAAATAAGGGAAATAGGCGAACCGGAAGATAGGATAAGAGTAAGCCTAGGAGGTTTGGGCCGAAGCGTTGAAGCCCAATGCGTCGAATACACAACGACAACGGAAAACCTTTTGTCAATGTGTTTCTATACATATATTTGATACATATATTTGCCCAACCATGATTAGCCGATGctttgttgatgaggttACTGTCAGTCCGAAAGGCGGCGTTCGTACAGTAGCAGGAGAGCGACCACGTTCAGATAAAATTGGTTATGCGAATATAACGTCCCAGCAACCAATAAGAGGAGTTTATAGCGAGTTCTTGGCCTGCCTGACAAGTAGGGAAGGACCCAGTAGGTTACTGGAACAAGGAAGCAGGACGAGTGCTGAGTCAGAGCTTCAGAGAGATCAAGTTAGATCTTTCGACCTGAGGCGAAAACATTGGACAAAAGAGCTGCAAATAATTCCTTACGTCATCCAAGCCCCGCCACAATTAGATTGGGTCCATCCAGGCTGAGGTTCTTTTGCAGCCCCATCAAAGCGTcatcgatgatgagcttctcgatcATGAGTGCATGCAAAATTTGGAGCTTTCACGAAGATACCAGCCTCATTCGAGCAGGATCCGTAGTGTTGCTAGTgcacagcagctccagcgcaTACTGAGATGAAGATCCCACTTAGAGGGGTCCAGAATTCGGGAGAAATAAGGCGCCTGAACCGTAGAAGGGCGTCGAATCTGATGGATGCCTATCGAAGATGTCGCTTGCTAGAAACTTCGCTGGAGTAGCAACACACCGCCCACAAGTATATCAGTCTTGCTCCTCGCACAATTTTCTCCCACAGTTTCAAAAATCATATCCTCTCTATTCACATACAAATTTATTCTCCTAGAGACACTTCTATCATCCTCCTGTttgtctcttctttctccccgCTTCTCCTATACCTCACTTTTAACGAGTTTCTTTGACCCCTCTTCACGAACCCCTCATCACACATATCACACATACACACAATGGCCCCCGCTGTTGGTATTGATCTTGGAACCACCTACTCCTGTGTGGGTGTCTTCCGTGATGACCGCATTGATATCATTGCCAACGACCAGGGTAACCGCACTACACCCTCTTTCGTTGCCTTCACCGACACCGAGCGTCTCATCGGTGATGCCGCCAAAAACCAGGTCGCCATGAACCCCCACAACACTGTCTTCGATGCTAAGCGTCTGATCGGTCGTCGTTTCGGCGATGCTGAGGTCCAGGCTGATATGAAGCACTGGCCCTTCAAGGTCGTTGACAAGAGTGGCAAGCCCATCATCGAAGTGGAGTTCAAGGGCGAGACCAAGCAGTTCACTCCTgaggagatttcctccatGGTCCTGACTAAGATGCGCGAAACTGCTGAGGCCTTCCTCGGCGGTACCGTGAACAACGCAGTCATCACTGTCCCTGCTTACTTCAACGACTCCCAGCGTCAGGCCACAAAGGATGCTGGTCTCATTGCCGGTCTGAACGTTCTCCGTATCATCAACGAGCCTACTGCTGCCGCCATTGCTTATGGTCTTGATAAGAAGGTTGAGGGTGAGCGCAATGTGCTCATCTTCGATCTTGGTGGTGGTACCTTCGATGTCTCCCTGCTCACCATTGAAGAGGGTATCTTCGAGGTGAAGGCCACCGCAGGAGACACTCACCTGGGAGGAGAGGACTTTGACAACCGTCTGGTGAACCACTTCGTCACTGAATTTAAGAGAAAGCACAAGAAGGATCTTTCCACAAACGCCCGTGctctccgccgtctccgcaCCGCTTGCGAGCGTGCCAAGCGCACCCTGTCCTCTGCTGCCCAGACTTCCATTGAGATCGATTCTCTTTTCGAGGGCATCGACTTCTACACCTCCATCACCCGTGCCCGTTTTGAAGAACTCTGCCAGGACCTCTTCCGTGGTACCATGGAGCCTGTCGAACGTGTCCTCCGCGATGCCAAGATCGACAAGTCTTCCGTCCATGAGATCGTGCTCGTCGGTGGTTCCACCCGTATCCCCAAGATCCAGCGCCTCGTCTCCGACTACTTCAACAAGGAGGCCAACAAGTCCATTAACCCTGATGAGGCTGTTGCCTACGGTGCTGCCGTTCAGGCTGCCATTTTGTCTGGTGACACTTCCTCCAAGTCCACCAACGagattctgcttctcgacGTCGCCCCTCTGTCCGTCGGTATTGAGACCGCTGGTGGTGTCATGACTCCCCTTGTCAAGCGAAACACCACCATCCCCACCAAGAAGTCCGAAACCTTCTCCACTTACTCCGACAACCAGCCTGGTGTCCTGATCCAGGTCTACGAGGGTGAGCGTGCCCGCACCAAGGACAACAACTTGCTCGGCAAGTTCGAGCTCACCGGTATCCCCCCTGCTCCCCGTGGTGTTCCTCAGATCGAGGTCACCTTCGATCTTGACGCCAACGGTATCATGAACGTCTCCGCTGTCGAGAAGGGTACCGGTAAGACCAACAAgatcaccatcaccaacgACAAGGGCCGTCTCTCCAAGGAGGACATTGAGCGCATGCTTGCCGATGCCGAGAAGTACAAGGCGGAGGATGAAGCCGAGGCTGCCCGTATTCAAGCCAAGAACGGCCTTGAGTCCTACGCTTACTCTCTCAAGAACACTATCAGTGAGGGTCAGCTCCAGATCAGCGaggacgacaagaagaaggtcagcGACAAGATTGACGAGGTCATTAGCTGGCTCGACAACAACCAGACCGCCGAGAAGGACGAGTACGAGTCCcagcagaaggagcttgagggtGTTGCCAACCCCATCATCTCCGCTGCTtacgctgctgctggcggcgctcCTGGTGGCGCTGCCCCTGGGGCTGGTGCCGCTCCTGGTGGCGGCGCTGGGTTCCGCAACGACGGTGTCGttgaggagaacgaggagctcgacTAAATGCTTTAACGCACTTGGTTCTGTTTTCTTCCCAGGCGTCTTAAtaccttctctttctcaggTTTCTTTGTGTTAATCTTATGTTTTTGTTCCTACCTTACGAGATTATGGGGGTTTCTTGCGCATGACAGCATAGATTTTAGTTGCGTTATATGATGACCGCTACGCAAATGGGAGCGAAAAGTTCCGGATTCAATGAAGACTAATATTTCAATATTCTCTGTCCCTTCTGTAAATCCTTGTATTCTACAAAAGCATTTTTCCCGCCACATGGGAGCTATACGTGCAAGTCAATCCATCGAACAATAACTGTAAAGGAGAATTAGGTAAATCATTTCTTCACGCCAGCACTCGCGACTGTAGAACCATCAAACTCCCCTGACCACCACCTGTTCAGCCTATCGCCGCCAATTCCCAAAATATTCCCAAATCCTATTTCGCTCGCGGCTTCAGGAtgcttctctttctcttcgcgcTTGATGCGAATCAGAGCTGCTGATGAGCCGATTACAGCGGCAAACAGTGGGTCGAGGGCTCTGTTATCCCAAGGAGTGATTAGATGTGAATTGGTTCCGTGAAGTTGTTTGTGGGATCACGAGCAGGGAAAGGTATCGGATGAGAAAGACTTACTTGGAGATAAGGTAGACGGGCATTTTATAAGTGGTTTGTAAGTGTGGAAGAATAAGTACGCAGACTCGGACACGCCGGCTTGCTTTAGTTGCACCAATTCTCCTGGGAGATGTAGAATATCAGATTGTTGCAGTGCTTATCGTGGTTTGTAGTAGGACGCTGTAAGTAATTGCTATGGCAAAAGGATGTAGCAATTCAGTGTTGAGATACCTGTACGTCACGTGATCAAATCGACGTACATTGCCCATAACTCAAGATTACATGACTGTCCAGAGTGATGGCTTGAAGGGTAAAGCGGCGTGCCTATAGCACTACTTATGACTCATAAAGGAAGCCCCGGCTGCTATATGCAGGATTAACAGGGATTATAGGAGGATCCTGGCTGTTATTTGTATGTATAGGCTCCATGGAATTGGTTCATTCACTTAATCTCATCATAGTCTCTATGCTTAAACATTTATATTCAATGACTACATAATTATCAAAGTCTGCTCATATATAAATAAAATGAAGGATGTCGACCGCGTTGTTGCACCTTCAAGAGCCAGATTGCAGTAGGTCCTCCAACCATTTGTAGGCTAGATCCAGGCTTCGAGGGTATATATGAAACTAGAAACTATGAAAACATACAACATAGATTGATAAATAGATAACCGATCTCTCTAAAGCACGTAGAAGTACCTGAAAAAAGTCAGATCACTACCCCCTTGACGGCGAAGAGAAAACTGTGCAATAAAGCTGCCTTAAGGTGGTGCGTCGGAGTAAAGATTGCAGCTGCAACGAAAATATTGGTAACAATTAGCAAGTATAGAGACCATGGATGGATGAAATGGACGGAGTCGATGGATTGGCCATGGAACTTATATATACACAATAGCAAGCAAGATCTTCCTGAAATCACTGGCATTCCTGCATGTAGAAAACAGAGATTCTTTCATACGCCAACAGTACTTATGCCAAAGCACGTATTATACATTGGAAGATATGGTACAAAGATTTTCCAAGTCCTACCCATACATCAAACCCATTGTCTGGGATGTCTCAGCACATCCATcatttccttctcatggGCCTTatcctcgccgagctcctcTTCATTATCCATATGCTCGGTCCGTGTTCCCGACACGGGATCCATGTACGCCCATGATGCTGTGCGAGGAAGACTCATGAGGATACTTTCGATACGGGCACTAGGGGTTCTCAGTCCGAAGCTCGTGCCGCGGTCATAGACGAGGTTGAATTCCACATagcggccgcggcggagTTGTTGCCATTCCTTCTGAGCTGGGGTGAACGGCATGTCTTTGCGACGTTCGACAATCGGGACGTAGGAGGGAAGGAAGGAGGCGAGAGCATCAgagacgaaggagaagagggtttCTTGCGGATTTtgagaggaggtggaggagctTTCCAAGAAGTTGGCGTCAAGgtcgtcgaagaagatcccgCCGACACCGCGGCACTCACGACGGTGCGGGATGTAGAAGTACTTGTCGCACCATTCTTTGAATCTGGGATAGTAGGTTGCGTCATGGCGATCGCAAGCCTCTTTGATCGTTTTATGGAAGTGTTGAACATCCTCAGGGAAGAGGTAGGACGGGGTGAGGTCTGTACCGCCGCCAAACCACCAGTTTTTGTCGCCGTTGATGGGGTCTTTTGGGTCTGATGTCTCGAAATAGCGGTAGTTTAGATGGACCGTTGGCGCCATAGGATTATGGGGGTGTAGGACAAGAGAAAGCCCGGCAGCGAAGAAACTCAAAGATTCCACGTCAGCACCGACGAAGGACTTGTGATCTGCTCGCATCTTCTCAATCGCTGCTCGGGGTAGGTCTCCGTAGACGATAGATACATTGACTCCGGCTTTTTCGAATACATTGCCATCTTGAAGGACGCAAGATATACCGCCTCCTCCATTAGGTCGAGTCCAGGTGTCTGCTCTGAATTGTTTTCCATCTATCCGGCTGAGTTCCTCCACAATCTTCTGTTGGTGATCCTTTATCAATTTTTCCATTCGCAGCCGCATTGGCGAAGTTTCGTTGACAGATGCTTGTTTCTTGAGAGCCTCATCAATCTCCACGATCGATGGAGAGTCTAATTGGGTCACTTCTCCAGTCATCTATATCATACGGTTAGCGAGCCCCAAATTGTAGGTATTGGTCGGCGCAGACCATGTCCCAGACAAGCAGCGTTACAAAGGGGATGCCAATCGCGAGTCGCAGGTACGGACGCCAAACTGTAAATTCTTTCTTGCCCCGTTTGTCTTGTGTCTTTCCCGGGTGCGATGATCGTGTTGATTTCTCTGATTGTGATGTTCTCTCCGAGTAGAATCGGTGGAAGGGTGTTTGGTGATTGTTTGGTTTGCGACAGGGCGCTGAAAACCGGGAAAGCGACCTGCGAAAAGGCGCACTATATAGTCTGGGTAAAGCCATCTTGTCACACTAATAATCAGGCCACCGCAGGTCAAAGCAAAAAGGCTCGAAAGTTGCCGAAACGATGTATGGGACCATCACCAGGGCTCGGAGCCGGAGCAGTCCATTGTGGACCTTTCACGTGATCCTGTCGGTATGTTTGCATGGTTTGCAACTATAATCACTGAAACAGCTTTTTAGAAGTAAAGCGAAGCATCCACAGATGAGACGGAGAAATGAGTCAGATCAAGAGCTAAAACAGTGTTCCTGGCCAGTTTCGACGGGGATTGCTCTGCAAGGTATGCAGCCTCGTACTGCCGGCGCCTGTTCAGTCTGGAACAGCTCCTTTAGCCGCGGGTCCAGTGGAGGCTCAAGTCGTACCTAGCACCGGAGTTCCAGAGCGGGCAGGTCCACACTTCAACATCGGCCGAATCCGACCAGTATAGCAGTTCATGAGTTCACCAATATGCGCGTGAATATACAAGCAGTATCATCCAGGGGCTCATTCGAGGTACCGGGTGACTTGAAGAATACATTCATCTGATGGTGGCACATGACCGTGACTCACGTGTGGGGCTTCACCGCCTCCGCCCCGTGAGACCGCCGTCTTATCAGTTCTTAGTAACATGACGCGGGGCTGGTCACCTACTACATCTCTCCTTCagtcatccatccatccttccTTCTTACTCTCATCCTGATTTCATCCAACTCATAGCTGCCGCTGTTATCTCTTATTCAAAACGTCGCTATCgctgtttttttttcaccCCGGGCTACCAGCTGAACTCAGTCTCCTTATCGATATCCGCCTCTATCGCCATGCGTTCCAAGTTTAAGGACGAGCACCCGTTcgagaagcgcaaggctgaagcCGAGCGTATTAGAGCGAAATATGCCGACCGGATTCCGGTATGTTTTTTCTTTCGTTATGTGTTTGAAgttgtttttttttttttttttcttgtgtTATCCTCATAAGGAACTTGACAGTTCTGGTACAccgcttgttcttgttcaaggTACTAAACGATATTCATTCACAGGTTATTTGTGAAAAGGTCGAGAAGTCAGATATTGCTACCATcgacaagaagaagtatTTGGTACCTGCAGACCTCACCGTCGGCCAGTTCGTCTACGTCATTCGCAAGCGCATCAAGCTGTCTCCAGAGAAagccatcttcatctttgtCGACGAGGTCCTGCCCCCAACGGCTGCACTAATGAGTAGCATTTATGAAGAGCAcaaggacgaagacgggTTCCTTTATATTACGTATGTTATCCCAGTACCACCTGTGGTTTTTCCAGGTAGCTAACTGCTTGTAGATACTCCGGAGAGAACACATTTGGCGACTGCTAAGCCTGGCCACCGTTGTATTATCTCACTTAATTGTCCACGCCGTCAAGAAGTCTCGTTTTGCAAGGTTCTGCTACGGTACCAGTCTTAAGCTCGCGGTTCTTGGACGAGGCAGTTAGAATTCGCGGTGGCTTCGTTTGGGCAGGCGTTAGTCGGGAGTTTTTATTTCTTTATGGCTTCTTGGGATCTACTTTCAGGACTGCAATGATTAAATGGCATAACGTTTGATGCAATCATTTTCTGAATTACGCTCTTTCTTGAATCGTACTGTAACCCTATGCTGATCAGCAAGTTCTAAAAGCCATTACTAGAACGGACTCGTATCtcaaaaaaagaaaagaaaaagaaaacgaaaACCCTCTTTGTCGAGTATTGTAATTGTTAGGCTAGGAGCATACTCCGAAGGCAAGGCTCGGACTCGGTAGTCTGGGCTTTGAATGCGGATTATTCGAGGCCCGCAGGCTCCCGAGGCCCCGGGTGACCGAAAGAGACTAGCGCGCCAGACCTCCAAGGCTTTCCGATTCGGCGCAGAAAAAGTGCCGTTGGGGACTGCGATCtcgctcttcctctcttcttcttgagtTTTGTGCTTgcgctttctttttcctttcgttGACAACGAATTTTTGCTTTCACTGTCCTTATTCTCGGACGATTCTCTTTtggccttcttttccctttcaaTATTGATCCTTCTTTTtgtgaaaagaaaaagctgGTCATACGACCCAGATAAACAGCAACATCAAAAtgtctcctgcagctgctcacgGTTCCGCATCTAAGGATGTGAAGAAGGAGTCAGCCACTGCTCGTCTTCTTGGATCAGGTACCTTTTTCATGTCCTAATTGATCATTCTGTGAGGTGATTGCGACTGACAACCACCAGGTTCTGCTGGTATTGCGGAACTGCTCGTTTTCCACCCTGTATGCTGACTCGCTATTAACCCATCTTTACAAGATACTGATTATTGTTCAAGGTCGATACGACGGCAAAGCGATTGATGAGCAACCAGACCCGCGTAAGTTGCGAAATTCAATTCGCTAACGGGTTCTATTGACTGACGCGGCTTTATGCTAGATTACGTCTGCCAGTGAATTCAACCAAGTCGTCTTCAAGGAGTATGCCAACGCGCCTCTGGCTCGCAAGTTTACCTCTCTCTTCCCCGGTCTCGGTTATGCCGCAGGTTACAAGGTCGGTAGAACAAAAAGGTGGCTTTGGTTACCATTGGCTCACAAAACACCACAGGTTCTTCAGCGTATTTACAAGTACGGTGGTCAGCCGTTCGCTCGCGACTACCTGGCGAAGCACCACGGTGCCGACTTTGATAAGGCTTTTGGAAAGGGCACTGGAAAGGCTATCATGCACGCCACGGCCGGTAGTTTAATCGGCATTGGTGAAATCGTCCTGCTTCCTCTCGACGTGCTCAAGATCAAGCGTCAGACAAACCCAGAGGCTTTCCGTGGTCGCGGCCTTTTCAAGATCATCTCCGATGAAGGTATGGGGCTTTACCGTGGCGCTGGCTGGACTGCGGCTCGCAACGCCCCTGGATCATTCGCTGTACGTTGTTTCCTCTCGCAAAATGTTATCACGCTAACGATGACAGCTTTTCGGTGGATCTGCTTTCGCCAAGGAATACATCTACAGTCTGCAGGACTACAACAAAGCTTCGTGGGCCCAGAACTTCGTCGCCTCCGTCTGCGGTGCCAGCGCCTCCCTCATCGTCTCCGCTCCCCTCGACGTGATTAAAACCCGTATTCAGAACCGCAACTTCGAGAACCCCGAGTCTGGCTTCCGTATTGTCTCCAACATGATGAAGAATGAAGGCCCCACTGCTTTCTTCAAGGGTTTGACGCCTAAGCTGTTGATGACTGGACCCAAGCTTGttttcagcttctggctGGCTCAGACGTTGATTCCTGCCTTTGGCCAGATCGTATAAGCGCCTCATCCGAAAGACCCAAATTTTCCAAAGATTCACGGAGAGCGATATATGATATACGGAGTTTAATAGCACTTTTCCCCCCTCTTTTTCGTCTTGTTCGCTGTACGGTTCTATGCGATGATAGAGACTTTTTTTCTTGTATGATAGACGATAGTTATGTTCTAATCGGGGGTATTTTATGTTAGGGTAGGATAAACACAGAGCCACAAAATACCTCCAACATCGTTTGATAATGTCAAGACGGGCGTATTGCCACTTTTGCTACGTGTCGCTGTTATATGGCTGGGAGCCACATACGGATCACGATCAAGCC
It includes:
- the hem13 gene encoding coproporphyrinogen oxidase (transcript_id=CADANIAT00003114), which produces MALPRLYSAPFRRSLSRFSAPCRKPNNHQTPFHRFYSERTSQSEKSTRSSHPGKTQDKRGKKEFTVWRPYLRLAIGIPFVTLLVWDMMTGEVTQLDSPSIVEIDEALKKQASVNETSPMRLRMEKLIKDHQQKIVEELSRIDGKQFRADTWTRPNGGGGISCVLQDGNVFEKAGVNVSIVYGDLPRAAIEKMRADHKSFVGADVESLSFFAAGLSLVLHPHNPMAPTVHLNYRYFETSDPKDPINGDKNWWFGGGTDLTPSYLFPEDVQHFHKTIKEACDRHDATYYPRFKEWCDKYFYIPHRRECRGVGGIFFDDLDANFLESSSTSSQNPQETLFSFVSDALASFLPSYVPIVERRKDMPFTPAQKEWQQLRRGRYVEFNLVYDRGTSFGLRTPSARIESILMSLPRTASWAYMDPVSGTRTEHMDNEEELGEDKAHEKEMMDVLRHPRQWV
- the hsp70 gene encoding molecular chaperone Hsp70 (transcript_id=CADANIAT00003113), which encodes MAPAVGIDLGTTYSCVGVFRDDRIDIIANDQGNRTTPSFVAFTDTERLIGDAAKNQVAMNPHNTVFDAKRLIGRRFGDAEVQADMKHWPFKVVDKSGKPIIEVEFKGETKQFTPEEISSMVLTKMRETAEAFLGGTVNNAVITVPAYFNDSQRQATKDAGLIAGLNVLRIINEPTAAAIAYGLDKKVEGERNVLIFDLGGGTFDVSLLTIEEGIFEVKATAGDTHLGGEDFDNRLVNHFVTEFKRKHKKDLSTNARALRRLRTACERAKRTLSSAAQTSIEIDSLFEGIDFYTSITRARFEELCQDLFRGTMEPVERVLRDAKIDKSSVHEIVLVGGSTRIPKIQRLVSDYFNKEANKSINPDEAVAYGAAVQAAILSGDTSSKSTNEILLLDVAPLSVGIETAGGVMTPLVKRNTTIPTKKSETFSTYSDNQPGVLIQVYEGERARTKDNNLLGKFELTGIPPAPRGVPQIEVTFDLDANGIMNVSAVEKGTGKTNKITITNDKGRLSKEDIERMLADAEKYKAEDEAEAARIQAKNGLESYAYSLKNTISEGQLQISEDDKKKVSDKIDEVISWLDNNQTAEKDEYESQQKELEGVANPIISAAYAAAGGAPGGAAPGAGAAPGGGAGFRNDGVVEENEELD
- a CDS encoding ubiquitin-like protein ATG8 (transcript_id=CADANIAT00003115) gives rise to the protein MRSKFKDEHPFEKRKAEAERIRAKYADRIPVICEKVEKSDIATIDKKKYLVPADLTVGQFVYVIRKRIKLSPEKAIFIFVDEVLPPTAALMSSIYEEHKDEDGFLYITYSGENTFGDC
- a CDS encoding protein chz1 (transcript_id=CADANIAT00003112), whose protein sequence is MSESNQATFQGNDPAAHAPDAAAYDKGKGKAVEDMDVSMDEEEEESEESDAEIMVEDEDDDGDSNLEPVSTENIISGGRRTRGKTIDYQEAANKIDADEMDDEEDDDEDFKPSDK
- a CDS encoding putative mitochondrial GTP/GDP transporter Ggc1 (transcript_id=CADANIAT00003116), translating into MSPAAAHGSASKDVKKESATARLLGSGSAGIAELLVFHPVDTTAKRLMSNQTRITSASEFNQVVFKEYANAPLARKFTSLFPGLGYAAGYKVLQRIYKYGGQPFARDYLAKHHGADFDKAFGKGTGKAIMHATAGSLIGIGEIVLLPLDVLKIKRQTNPEAFRGRGLFKIISDEGMGLYRGAGWTAARNAPGSFALFGGSAFAKEYIYSLQDYNKASWAQNFVASVCGASASLIVSAPLDVIKTRIQNRNFENPESGFRIVSNMMKNEGPTAFFKGLTPKLLMTGPKLVFSFWLAQTLIPAFGQIV